The genomic region TACAACTGACCAGTACGTGTAAAGCCGTGCTGGCAGTTTTTTCTTTTATGATGAGAAATTTTATTAGAGGGTACGACGGTTATATAATAAGTACATTTATGGGCTGCCCCAGAGGGTAAGCGTAGGAGATGGATGTGAGGTATTCATAATGGTTAAAGTGATGGCAAAAAAACTGTCCAATAAGAAGATAATGGGAACCGATGGCTCAGACATGGGCATTTTATATAATATCACGTGTGACTTGAGGACGGGCGATCTAGTCGATCTGATGGTCAGGCCTGACATGACGCTCAACGTGGAGAACTACAGGACCGAGGACGGCTTCGTGCTTATACCGTTCTCCGCAGTCAGGGCCGTCAAGGACTATATCGTAGTCGACAAGAAAGCCTCGACCGCCTAAAAATGAGAAGACTTGTCACATTTCCCCTTGCCTTACCCCTTTTTATCTTATTGCTTCTGCTGCCGTTCATCCTGCTGGCATGCGTGGCGTTGCTAAGCCTCACGGCGGCGGACCTCGTGGGCAGGGCGCTGGGGCTATCGCCGCTGGAGGCGCTGCTGATATACATGGCTATCCTGCTCGGCAGCGTCGTAAACATACCCATTTACGAGTTTAAGAGCCCTGGCTCGGCCCGGCCTCCGACGGTGCCATACCTTGGGTCCCGCTATAGGCTGCCCGTATGGCAGGGGCACCGGACCATAGTGGCGGTAAACCTGGGCGGGTGCATCATGCCGGCCGCCCTTAGCGTGTACTTTGCCCTAAACCTGCCTTTCACGCCCCTCCTGCTCACCACCTTGATAGTGGCATTAGGCGTGTTCTACTTCGCCAGGCCGGTGAGGAGCGTCGGCATCATGGTGCCCATGTTCATCCCCCCGCTTCTGGCCGTAGGAGCTTCCTTAACATCCCTGTACATCGACGGCTCGGGCTTCGCAAGCCTGGCCCGCATGGCCTTCGCCTCTGGCGTCTTCGGCACGCTGATAGGCGCCGACATCATGCACCTGGGCAGCATCCGAAAGGTCGGGTCAGACTTCGTCAGCATCGGCGGCGCAGGCACCTTCGACGGTATCCTGCTAACCGGCGTC from Methanocella conradii HZ254 harbors:
- a CDS encoding PRC-barrel domain-containing protein, whose translation is MVKVMAKKLSNKKIMGTDGSDMGILYNITCDLRTGDLVDLMVRPDMTLNVENYRTEDGFVLIPFSAVRAVKDYIVVDKKASTA
- a CDS encoding DUF1614 domain-containing protein, with the translated sequence MLLLPFILLACVALLSLTAADLVGRALGLSPLEALLIYMAILLGSVVNIPIYEFKSPGSARPPTVPYLGSRYRLPVWQGHRTIVAVNLGGCIMPAALSVYFALNLPFTPLLLTTLIVALGVFYFARPVRSVGIMVPMFIPPLLAVGASLTSLYIDGSGFASLARMAFASGVFGTLIGADIMHLGSIRKVGSDFVSIGGAGTFDGILLTGVIATILAAILTSV